DNA sequence from the Prolixibacter sp. SD074 genome:
GAACCAAAAGCGACCAGGATATAATCGGCATCGTCGCATTCAATAGCTTCAAAGCGTACTTCGTTTTCCCGAATTTTCTGGTATTTCGCCTGGAAACGAATGTTATTCTGCTCCATCTTATCCGACGCAAGCTCCAGCGAAGTAATGATATTCTGTTCGCGATCGGGACTTTTGCCAATAGCGGCCCAACTTCCGGAAACCTCTTTCACTTCCTCGTCAGTCCAACGGGGCTTATAATCTGCCAGTTCCACTTTCTCCATCATCTGGCCAATCGCGCCATCCGACAGAATCATCACCGGGTTCCGGTATTTGAATGCCAGCTCAAAACTCAGATCGACAAAATCGTTCATTTCCTGAACTGATGCAGGTGCCAGTACAATTAAATGGTAATCACCGTGACCACCACCTTTGGTTGCCTGGAAATAGTCGGCCTGCGAAGGCTGAATGGTCCCCAAACCAGGGCCACCACGCTGCACATTAACAATCAGACAAGGTAGTTCAGCCCCGGCAATATAGGATATTCCTTCAGCCATCAGGCTGATACCGGGACTTGACGAGGAAGTCATTACTTTTTTCCCTGAACCGGCAGCTCCGTAAACCATGTTAATCGAAGCCACCTCACTTTCGGCCTGAAGGACCACCATGCCGGTTTCATCCCAGGGACGACGGTTCATCAGGGTTTCCATAACTTCGGATTGCGGGGTAATAGGATATCCGAAATAACCGTCACATCCACAACGGATGGCCGCTTCGGCAATCACCTCATTACCTTTCATTAATCTTAGTTCTCCCATTATGTTAACGTTTCTTGAATGTTAGTTAAGCAATTTTGGCCCTATACACCGTAATACAACTGTCCGGACAAACCAGTGCGCAGTTTAAGCAACCAGTGCAAGCCTCCGGATTCTCCATGTACGAATAATGATATCCCTTTCCGTTGACGTTGCGGTGCAAAGCCAGTGTCTGAGTAGGACATGCCACGACGCACAAATTACATCCTTTGCACGTGTCCACGTCAACTACTACTGCTCCTTTAACTTTAGCCATTCTAAATTGATTTTTTGGTTATCGTTGATTCTTTGATTTTCTATATCATCTCACGACTTGTCTCCCGTTTCTCCCCTACCGGGAAATCGTGATGAAATTGCCCGAGCCGTTTTTCCAAATCGGGAAACTGGTCGCGTCCAACGTGCGAAACACAGGCACGCAAACCTTCTTTTGTGCTTCCTGTATTGCCTAATGTAATGGCGCTAACACCATAGAACAAGAGATTGTGAAGCAACTCACTTCCGGTCATGCCGGGATAAGCTATCGTGAAATAGAAACCATCGCCTATCTCCTCGTCCATATCTTTATCATATACGATCCGGAATCCGTATTTAAGGAATATCTCCTTCATGATGTGTGCCCGTTCGCCATATTCCTTTACATCTTCAACAAAGTCGAATTCACCATCATTCGCCGCCTTTAACATAGCCGCTAAAGCATACTGTGCTGAATGCGAAGTACCTGATGACAACGAATAGAGTGCCCGGTGAACAATCGCCCCACCAAAGGTATGCACATTCAATCGGGCTTCCAAATTTGGATATTCCCGGTGATACAGGGCATCGGGAATGACCATTGCCCCAATTCGCTGACCCGCATATGAAAACACTTTCGAGCTTGAAATCAGCAATACATAATTGTCGGTATACCGTGCCACGGTAGGTTGATAAGGGGGCACACCCGGTTTAGATAAATCGGTGCGGAAATCCATGGCAAAATACGCCAGGTCTTCCATTACCGTTACGTCGTACTGATTCGCTAATTCGCCAATAATCTGAAGTTCGGCCTCCGTCAGACATATCCATGCAGGATTGTTCGGGTTAGAATATATAATGGAGTGGATGTGTCCCTTCGAAAGGAATGACTCCAACTTCTCCCTAAGTTTATCACCCCTGAAATCGTACACGTCAAACGATTCGTACTTCTGCCCCATCACCAACATTTGTTGTTTCTGCACCGGGAACCCCGGGTCGATAAATAACAGGGTATCCCTTTCTTTCCGGCAAATTCCGGCTACGAGAAAAGCAGCATAACCTCCCTGCATCGAGCCTACCGTAGGAATACATCCCAGCGGATCCACATCGATGTTCATAAAGAGTTTGACGAAACGTGAAACTTCGTCTTTCAATGGCTGAATTCCATCAATTCGCGGATAAATAGAGGCAACATTATTTCTTAGCGCTTCGATTTCAGCTTCAACACCAATACGGGCCGGAGGCAACCCGGGAACTCCCATTTCCATCCGGACATACCGGTCACCGGTCTTTTCTTCGATATTACTTACCAGTTGAACGATTTCGCGTATAGAAGCACACCCCAGATCCGGGACGTCCAATGCCAAAATATTTTGTTCAACAACTTCTCTGTTAATTGGTGTATTGCCCATCTTAAAATTGTAATTTGTTAAGAAATAAACGAAGAATAGCAGGTTTAGCAAAGCCTTGCAGAATGCTAGGCAACATGTTTTTACGATCCGGATGGAACTAACGATCCGGCGCTTTCAGTTTGATAAAAAACTATCCTTTTTCATATTAAAATTCTTTTTTCAGCTGAGCAACCCAGGCTTTCACTCTTTCGGGGGTAAGATCCTTTTCATAATCTTCATCGAGTGGAAGGCCGAGAAACAGGCCCTCTTTCAATGCTTCAGAGTCCTGGAAGTTGTATCCTTCAGGAGATGTTCTCCCGATTAGGGTACCTTTATTCTTCAGTATAATCCTGGCCAGAAACCCCATTGAATCAACAAAATGATAGGCATAGGTAATATGGTCGCCCAGGCCGAACAATGCCACTTTCTTACTACTGAAATCAAAATCACGAACTACCGGAAAGAATTCGGCCCAATCGGTATTGGAGAACTCCTGGTCCCAGGTATCTTTCCCGACCGTGGAAATTCCAAAAATAATTTTCCCATATTTATTCAAATCATTAATGGATGCCTGATTAACCGGAATCAGATCGATGTTCTCTTCACCAAATTCCTGTGCTACAATTTTAGCCGCGTGATGTACCGAACCGTTTAACGGCCCGAAGAATAATGCGATTTTATCCATTGCTTGACGTTTGTGGTTTGTTTAACTCAATATCCCCCTTTTTATATTCCCCCATGATGGCGAGGCTCGAAACATTTTTAAGTACCAAATGAATGGCACGTTCGTAGTTATCTTCTGTATCGTATTCCAGGTCAACATGGAATGAATATTCATTGGGCCTTCCAACGATGGGTATTGATTGAATCTTTGTCAAATTAATCTTATTGTCACCAAATATGGTCAGCACTTTTGCCAGCGCGCCATAATAGTGCCCGCACTGAAACGAGATAGACGCCTTGTTGGTTCCTGCAATCGGATTGTTATGCTTCGACAATACAAAGAAACGCGTGTAGTTCTTCTTGTTTGTCTCAATTCCCCTCTCGAGGACCTCAAGGCCATAAATCTCAGCTGAGCGCTGGTTCCCGATGGCCGCCACATTCTTGTATTTTTCTCTTGCCAGTTCTTGTGCGGCTCCGGCTGTATCTGATTTTTCCCGCAACCCGATCTCGCCAAAATGTTGGTCAATGTATTCCGAACATTGCCGCAGGGCAATAGGATGCGAATGAATTTCCTGAATATCTTCAATTTTAACTCCCGGATAAACCATCAGATTCATCTGAATATGAAGGTATATTTCGCCAACAACATGCAGATGAAAATCCTGAAGCAAAGCATAATTGGCCAGTAGACTGCCGGCAATGGAATTTTCGATAGCCATCACCGCGCCGTTAACCTCATCGCGATCTAACAATTCACAAACTTTACGAAACGTCCGGCACTCCACTATTTCCACATCATCGCCAAAATATTTCCGGGCGGCATCTTCATGAAAGGAGCCTTTTATTCCCTGTATGGATATCTTTTTCACTAAATCAAGTTTAAATCCGTTTATTAATCCTGAGCAAGTTAATTAAAAAATCCTGTTTCCCCACGGGTTTCGCCTGTTTCAGTGCATCAGTGAGCGGACTAACAAGGCTTTACATCACGGAATTAACTCACTTTCCAGTTCTTCCGCAAATGTTAATTCTTTGTTTTTGGTTGTTCGGTATACACACTAAAACTATGCATCACCCTTGCCGAAAATGAACTCCAGTTAAACGCAATCAGCGCCAGAATAACGACCAGGGCACTCACCAATAATTTTTCGTAAAAATTCAAATCCCGAAACTTCTTCATATCCTTAAATTTTGTAGAAGGAAGTATCTGCGACGAAAAATGCACTTATGTGAATTCCTGCTTCTCCTAAAATCCGGGAGGCCTCATTCAGTCACCCCGATTTATTTTCCAGAAAAACAGAAATTTGTTTAATCATCATCTTACTTATGTGTTATGGTTGGCGCCCTCAATTTACCAAAATAATGGGGGCTTTCTTCCGGGAAACCGGATTAAATATTCCGCTTGTCAATCACTCTTTTGGCTTTGCCTGCTGTCCGCTCAACCGTTTTGGGTTCAACCAGTTTTACATCAACAGTCAATCCCAGCGTACTTTCCGGTTTGTGCGTGATCCGCTTTCTCAAATCCTGAAGTTTCCTCACTTCGTCGGAGAAGAATTGCCCCTGCACCTCCACCATCAGGCTTAAGGTATCGAGAGGATTCTCCCGCTCCACAATGAGCGGGTAATGCGGTTTTGTTTCACTCATTTCCAGTAAAAACGGCTTCAATCTGCGACAGAAAAACATTTACTCCCCGGATAATGAGCATATCATCGCTGCGGCCTTTGCACTTCTCCATCCGGACAAGTGTCCGGCCGCAAGAGCATTATCATATATCAACCGGGTTAAATCCCGGGCCCGGTAACGAAGTAACGGAATTCCTTCTTTGGTAATCGTCGAAAACACTAACTCACCCATCTCTCCTTCGGCCACCGGTTCCAGCGTAACCGGATCGATAATCTCCGGAATAAAATGGCCTTCAGTACATGCATTCCGTAATGAATTCCCAAGCCGCCGGTAAACAGCCCGTAGCCGGATGCAATCTGAACGATATCGTTCCTGTAAACGCCTGCCATACACAACGATCGGGCAAACACTTCGGACCACATGTTGATGCCTTTCCGTGTATGTCCCACAACAATTGGTTTTCCGGTTGTACCGGAAGAAGCGTGAAGCCGGACGATTTCAATACGTCATTCATTTATAAGCA
Encoded proteins:
- a CDS encoding 3-methyl-2-oxobutanoate dehydrogenase subunit VorB, which translates into the protein MGELRLMKGNEVIAEAAIRCGCDGYFGYPITPQSEVMETLMNRRPWDETGMVVLQAESEVASINMVYGAAGSGKKVMTSSSSPGISLMAEGISYIAGAELPCLIVNVQRGGPGLGTIQPSQADYFQATKGGGHGDYHLIVLAPASVQEMNDFVDLSFELAFKYRNPVMILSDGAIGQMMEKVELADYKPRWTDEEVKEVSGSWAAIGKSPDREQNIITSLELASDKMEQNNIRFQAKYQKIRENEVRFEAIECDDADYILVAFGSAARVCQKTVQLARAKGHKVGLLRPITLFPFPTEEINSMAGHVKGFLSVEMNAGQMVEDVRLSVNGKAPVEYYGRMGGIIPSPDEVEKALEQKLIGG
- a CDS encoding ferredoxin family protein; the protein is MAKVKGAVVVDVDTCKGCNLCVVACPTQTLALHRNVNGKGYHYSYMENPEACTGCLNCALVCPDSCITVYRAKIA
- a CDS encoding pyridoxal phosphate-dependent aminotransferase, which gives rise to MGNTPINREVVEQNILALDVPDLGCASIREIVQLVSNIEEKTGDRYVRMEMGVPGLPPARIGVEAEIEALRNNVASIYPRIDGIQPLKDEVSRFVKLFMNIDVDPLGCIPTVGSMQGGYAAFLVAGICRKERDTLLFIDPGFPVQKQQMLVMGQKYESFDVYDFRGDKLREKLESFLSKGHIHSIIYSNPNNPAWICLTEAELQIIGELANQYDVTVMEDLAYFAMDFRTDLSKPGVPPYQPTVARYTDNYVLLISSSKVFSYAGQRIGAMVIPDALYHREYPNLEARLNVHTFGGAIVHRALYSLSSGTSHSAQYALAAMLKAANDGEFDFVEDVKEYGERAHIMKEIFLKYGFRIVYDKDMDEEIGDGFYFTIAYPGMTGSELLHNLLFYGVSAITLGNTGSTKEGLRACVSHVGRDQFPDLEKRLGQFHHDFPVGEKRETSREMI
- a CDS encoding flavodoxin domain-containing protein — translated: MDKIALFFGPLNGSVHHAAKIVAQEFGEENIDLIPVNQASINDLNKYGKIIFGISTVGKDTWDQEFSNTDWAEFFPVVRDFDFSSKKVALFGLGDHITYAYHFVDSMGFLARIILKNKGTLIGRTSPEGYNFQDSEALKEGLFLGLPLDEDYEKDLTPERVKAWVAQLKKEF
- a CDS encoding prephenate dehydratase, producing MKKISIQGIKGSFHEDAARKYFGDDVEIVECRTFRKVCELLDRDEVNGAVMAIENSIAGSLLANYALLQDFHLHVVGEIYLHIQMNLMVYPGVKIEDIQEIHSHPIALRQCSEYIDQHFGEIGLREKSDTAGAAQELAREKYKNVAAIGNQRSAEIYGLEVLERGIETNKKNYTRFFVLSKHNNPIAGTNKASISFQCGHYYGALAKVLTIFGDNKINLTKIQSIPIVGRPNEYSFHVDLEYDTEDNYERAIHLVLKNVSSLAIMGEYKKGDIELNKPQTSSNG
- a CDS encoding phenylacetate-CoA ligase translates to MSETKPHYPLIVERENPLDTLSLMVEVQGQFFSDEVRKLQDLRKRITHKPESTLGLTVDVKLVEPKTVERTAGKAKRVIDKRNI